One stretch of Mycolicibacterium fallax DNA includes these proteins:
- a CDS encoding NADH-quinone oxidoreductase subunit G — MTDPQRDAPPVEMVTLTIDDQQVSVPKGTLVIRAAELIGVQIPRFCDHPLLEPVGACRQCLVEVEGQRKPMASCTITVAPEMVVRTQHTSADAEKAQRGVMELLLINHPLDCPVCDKGGECPLQNQAMSTGRPETRFDDVKRTFPKPIPLSEAVLLDRERCVLCARCTRFSTEIAGDPLIALLERGALQQVGIGAGEPLDSYFSGNTVQICPVGALTGTSYRFRARPFDLVSVPSVCEHCASGCAQRTDHRRGKVLRRLAGDDPEVNEEWNCDKGRWAFQYTRVGDRITTPLVRDGDALRPASWPEALAVAARGLSRARAAGVLVGGRSTVSDAYAYAKFARMVLGTNDIDFRARSHSPEEADFLAAAVAGRYRGLTYTQLQDAPAVVLAGFEPEEESPIVFLRLRKAVRTRGQQVIAIAPFASRGSGRLGAEVIATVPGDEAAALHALAGRLPAGAVILVGERLATSPGALSAAGALAAATGAQLAWIPRRAGERGALEAGCLPGLLPGGRPAHDPAARDQVAALWGIEALPDSPGRDTAGILSAVTAGDLDALLIGGVEPADLPAPGQARAALAAAGFVVSLELRESEVTAAADVVFPVAPVDEKAGAFLNWEARWRPFAAALPSNANTDLRVLAVLAAELGHDLGLSDATSVVGELTALGEWTGARIPAPATLGPGSRLPGPGEAVLAGWRMLLDRGRAQDGEQPLAATARPTVARLSASTAAGLGAAEGEPIVVSTEHGTVVAPLAITAMPDAVVWLPLNSAGSAVHDQLGVEPGAVVRIDRGRP; from the coding sequence ATGACCGATCCGCAGCGCGACGCGCCGCCGGTGGAGATGGTCACCCTGACCATCGATGATCAGCAGGTCAGCGTACCCAAGGGCACCTTGGTGATTCGCGCGGCCGAGCTGATCGGCGTGCAGATCCCCCGGTTCTGCGACCACCCGCTGCTCGAACCCGTCGGCGCCTGCCGGCAGTGCCTGGTGGAGGTCGAGGGCCAGCGCAAGCCGATGGCGTCGTGCACCATCACCGTGGCCCCCGAGATGGTGGTGCGCACCCAGCACACCAGCGCCGACGCGGAGAAGGCGCAGCGCGGCGTGATGGAGCTGCTGCTGATCAACCATCCGCTGGACTGCCCGGTGTGCGACAAGGGCGGGGAATGCCCCCTGCAGAACCAGGCGATGTCCACCGGCCGGCCCGAGACCCGCTTCGACGACGTCAAACGCACCTTCCCCAAACCGATTCCGCTGTCGGAGGCGGTGCTGCTGGACCGGGAACGCTGCGTGCTGTGCGCGCGCTGCACCCGGTTCTCCACCGAGATCGCCGGTGACCCGCTGATCGCACTGCTGGAACGCGGTGCGCTGCAGCAGGTCGGCATCGGCGCGGGCGAACCGCTGGACTCCTATTTCTCCGGCAACACCGTGCAGATCTGCCCGGTCGGCGCGCTGACCGGCACCAGCTACCGGTTCCGGGCCCGCCCCTTCGACCTGGTCTCGGTGCCCAGCGTGTGCGAGCACTGCGCGTCGGGCTGCGCGCAGCGCACCGACCATCGCCGCGGCAAGGTGCTGCGGCGGCTGGCCGGCGACGATCCCGAGGTCAACGAGGAGTGGAACTGCGACAAGGGCCGCTGGGCGTTTCAGTACACCCGGGTCGGCGACCGGATCACCACTCCGCTGGTGCGCGACGGCGACGCGCTGCGCCCGGCGTCCTGGCCGGAGGCACTCGCGGTGGCCGCCCGCGGGCTGTCCCGGGCCCGCGCCGCCGGGGTCCTGGTCGGCGGCCGCAGCACCGTGTCGGACGCCTACGCCTACGCCAAGTTCGCCCGAATGGTGCTGGGCACCAACGACATCGACTTCCGCGCCCGCAGCCATTCGCCCGAGGAGGCCGATTTCCTGGCCGCCGCGGTGGCCGGGCGCTACCGCGGCCTCACCTACACCCAGCTGCAGGACGCGCCGGCGGTGGTCCTGGCCGGCTTCGAACCCGAAGAGGAATCCCCGATCGTCTTCCTGCGGCTGCGCAAGGCGGTGCGCACGCGCGGTCAGCAGGTCATCGCGATCGCGCCGTTCGCCTCGCGCGGCTCCGGCCGGCTCGGCGCCGAGGTGATCGCCACCGTGCCGGGCGACGAGGCGGCCGCGCTGCACGCCCTGGCCGGCCGGCTGCCCGCCGGCGCAGTCATCCTGGTCGGCGAGCGGCTGGCGACCAGCCCCGGCGCGCTGTCGGCCGCCGGTGCCCTCGCGGCGGCCACCGGTGCACAACTGGCCTGGATCCCGCGCCGGGCCGGGGAACGCGGCGCGCTGGAGGCCGGTTGCCTGCCCGGCCTGCTGCCCGGCGGGCGTCCGGCCCACGACCCCGCCGCGCGCGATCAGGTCGCCGCGCTGTGGGGCATCGAGGCGCTGCCGGACTCCCCCGGCCGCGACACCGCCGGGATACTGTCCGCCGTCACCGCCGGGGATCTCGATGCGCTGCTGATCGGCGGGGTGGAACCGGCCGACCTGCCCGCACCCGGGCAGGCCCGGGCAGCGCTGGCCGCCGCCGGATTCGTGGTCAGCCTGGAACTGCGGGAGAGCGAGGTGACCGCCGCCGCCGATGTGGTGTTCCCGGTCGCGCCGGTCGATGAGAAGGCCGGTGCGTTCCTGAATTGGGAGGCCCGCTGGCGGCCGTTCGCCGCCGCGCTGCCCAGCAACGCCAACACCGACCTGCGGGTGCTCGCCGTGCTGGCCGCCGAACTCGGCCACGATCTCGGGCTCTCGGACGCCACCAGTGTGGTCGGCGAACTCACCGCGCTCGGCGAGTGGACCGGGGCTCGCATCCCCGCACCGGCCACCCTCGGCCCCGGTTCGCGGCTGCCCGGGCCCGGCGAAGCGGTGCTGGCCGGCTGGCGAATGCTGCTGGACCGGGGCCGGGCCCAGGACGGCGAACAGCCGCTGGCGGCCACCGCCCGGCCGACCGTC